From one Anopheles bellator chromosome 1, idAnoBellAS_SP24_06.2, whole genome shotgun sequence genomic stretch:
- the LOC131215171 gene encoding uncharacterized protein LOC131215171, which yields MMAPSPSKSSKTQHPAFLITTDSVDSSPVPSSPPSTDAPKSQCSSLSDGESFECYGDISISEAGGVDLELAPHLNSTTIGESNRMNTSDRNSNTGGINRHSWSRTSLRGAPKSQNENLPNRRWGSMRQ from the exons ATGATGGCCCCATCACCTTCGAAAAGTTCCAAAACACAACATCCCGCCTTTCTCATAACAACGGATTCGGTGGACTCCAGTCCCGTTCCTTCAAGCCCTCCAAGCACAG ATGCTCCAAAGTCGCAGTGCTCTTCGTTATCGGACGGCGAATCGTTCGAGTGTTACGGTGACATATCGATTTCCGAAGCCGGGGGAGTTGATTTAGAATTAGCACCGCACTTGAACTCCACCACTATCGG CGAAAGCAATAGAATGAATACATCCGACAGAAACAGCAACACAGGCGGAATCAACAGACATTCGTGGAGCCGTACCAGCTTGCGTGGTGCGCCTAAAAG CCAAAACGAGAATTTGCCGAACAGACGCTGGGGCTCCATGAGGCAGTAA